The Algiphilus sp. genome contains the following window.
TACTGTCCCCTTATGTACCGCCCGGGTTCCCCTGCCCTCCGCCTTGCACGGGTGGAGGGCAGAGGATGCCGCCCGGCCTCAGGAAATGAGGAAGGTATCGCGGCTGACGCCACGCGACTCGGCTTCGGCGACCCACTTGGGTGCACGGCCGCGTCCGGTCCAGGTCTTGCCGGTGGCGGGGTCACGGTACTTGGGGGCCACGGTGCCCTTGCTGGCCGACTTGCTGGCACGGCCGCCGCTGAACCCGAGGTCGCTGGGCTTGATGCCGTATTCGGCCATCTTCTGCTTGATATCAGCGACGACGTCGGCGATTTCCTTGCGGCGCTCTTCTTCGGCCTGCGCCTT
Protein-coding sequences here:
- a CDS encoding H-NS histone family protein, with amino-acid sequence MSKYKDLLTKIETLKAQAEEERRKEIADVVADIKQKMAEYGIKPSDLGFSGGRASKSASKGTVAPKYRDPATGKTWTGRGRAPKWVAEAESRGVSRDTFLIS